A genomic window from Anthocerotibacter panamensis C109 includes:
- a CDS encoding LuxR C-terminal-related transcriptional regulator: MEPAPTITVLLVDDEPRFREGLWTLLKFYNSSSPLAFEVVGEAGRVEEALHLAAQWTPNLILMDMEFPEGNGIHALAGLKQQGYPGRVLVLSAHEEDAWVFRAMKAGANGYVLKTRIASQLYAAITTVLSQEIYLPPDLAARFFRHFHRSLDGVTPASTDTRLTEREREVLHLLAEGATNETIARQLHISIATVKAHLTAIFEKLKVTSRAQAIVVALRSGLVHP; encoded by the coding sequence ATGGAACCCGCCCCTACTATCACGGTTCTGCTCGTCGATGATGAGCCGCGCTTTCGTGAAGGGCTCTGGACCCTCCTGAAGTTTTATAACAGTAGTAGTCCGCTGGCATTTGAAGTCGTGGGCGAAGCGGGCCGCGTAGAAGAAGCCCTCCATTTGGCCGCTCAATGGACTCCCAACCTCATTCTTATGGACATGGAATTTCCTGAGGGCAATGGCATTCACGCTCTGGCAGGGCTCAAACAACAAGGCTACCCAGGGCGAGTCTTAGTCCTGTCGGCCCACGAGGAGGACGCTTGGGTATTCCGAGCGATGAAGGCTGGAGCTAACGGCTATGTGCTCAAGACGCGGATTGCCTCCCAACTCTATGCTGCGATTACCACGGTGCTCAGTCAGGAGATCTATCTGCCCCCCGACTTGGCTGCCCGCTTCTTTCGCCACTTCCACCGTTCTTTAGATGGCGTTACCCCTGCGTCTACGGACACCAGACTGACTGAGCGTGAACGAGAGGTGCTTCACCTGTTGGCCGAAGGAGCCACCAACGAGACTATCGCCCGCCAACTCCACATCAGTATCGCCACGGTTAAGGCCCACCTGACGGCGATCTTTGAGAAACTCAAAGTGACTAGCCGCGCGCAGGCCATTGTGGTTGCCCTGCGCAGTGGATTGGTGCATCCCTAG
- a CDS encoding phage tail sheath family protein, which produces MPRTDYFAPGVYVEELDRGSRPIEGVSTAIAGFVGFTEAIREDAELYKPMLVTNWSQYLRYFAAQGSDGFTDFNAYLPFAVYGYFLNGGGRCWVTSIGTQLPTNGTQAATPVQNSLQIQARGGSRPSLSFTLREQLMAGGVTVAILEGSPRALPDGQSPDTPINTDEFFSVVIERGGQQVERFDHLTMNREVQPQVATYVVTALQSSAFVAVADNSQGRTALARRPANGQYELIPPPAPSQPDRFTRDVEGVRDDRTGVRGIFEIDEITMLACPDLMRAYQANLLDIEQVHGVMELMISLCEGGDTPNPPNRMVVLDAPPCKASGTPVAPEQVKPQDVAQWLDTFNRRSMFAALYYPWIKVPNPRNGGRPILVPPCGHMMGVWGRTDEARGVYKAPANETPKGVIGLAYETNFREQELLNPKGINCIRTFPNRGIRIWGARTLVEPDKTEWRYISVRRLISYIEKSIELGTQWVVFEPNDQDLWMRVKRTISNFLERLWREGALYGAAPEQAFYVKCDEELNPPETMILGRLYVEIGIAPVRPAEFVIFRISQWSGQQGE; this is translated from the coding sequence GTGCCGAGAACAGACTATTTTGCCCCAGGCGTTTATGTTGAGGAGCTAGACCGTGGCAGCCGCCCAATCGAGGGGGTCAGTACCGCTATCGCTGGGTTCGTCGGTTTTACTGAGGCCATCCGCGAGGACGCCGAACTGTACAAGCCCATGTTGGTTACCAACTGGAGCCAGTACCTCCGGTACTTTGCGGCTCAGGGCTCTGATGGTTTTACAGACTTCAACGCTTACTTGCCCTTTGCGGTCTACGGCTACTTCCTAAATGGAGGTGGGCGCTGTTGGGTGACCAGCATCGGTACCCAATTGCCCACCAATGGCACCCAAGCCGCGACCCCGGTCCAGAACAGCCTACAGATCCAGGCTCGGGGAGGCAGCCGCCCGTCCTTAAGCTTCACCTTACGGGAACAACTGATGGCTGGGGGCGTAACGGTCGCCATCCTTGAGGGCTCCCCTCGGGCACTACCCGATGGACAAAGCCCTGATACCCCAATCAACACCGATGAATTTTTCTCTGTGGTCATCGAGCGGGGGGGACAGCAAGTCGAGCGCTTTGACCACCTGACGATGAATCGGGAAGTCCAGCCTCAGGTAGCCACCTATGTGGTGACCGCGCTACAAAGCTCCGCTTTTGTGGCGGTAGCGGATAATTCCCAGGGCCGCACCGCCTTGGCCCGTCGTCCCGCCAACGGTCAGTACGAATTGATCCCACCTCCGGCTCCTTCACAGCCTGACCGCTTCACGCGGGATGTGGAAGGGGTACGCGATGACCGGACCGGCGTGCGCGGCATCTTCGAGATCGACGAGATCACGATGCTCGCTTGTCCCGACCTGATGCGGGCCTATCAAGCCAACCTGCTCGATATTGAACAGGTCCATGGGGTCATGGAGTTGATGATTAGCCTGTGCGAAGGAGGCGATACACCCAACCCCCCCAACCGTATGGTCGTCTTGGATGCACCGCCCTGTAAGGCTTCCGGTACTCCGGTAGCTCCTGAGCAAGTCAAGCCCCAAGACGTGGCTCAGTGGCTCGATACCTTTAACCGCCGCTCGATGTTCGCTGCGCTCTACTATCCTTGGATCAAGGTGCCCAACCCCCGCAATGGCGGCAGGCCCATTCTTGTTCCGCCTTGCGGGCATATGATGGGGGTCTGGGGCCGCACCGATGAGGCTCGGGGCGTCTACAAAGCTCCGGCAAACGAGACGCCAAAAGGGGTTATTGGTCTGGCTTATGAGACCAATTTCCGCGAACAGGAACTGCTCAACCCCAAAGGCATCAACTGTATCCGCACCTTCCCGAATCGGGGCATCCGTATCTGGGGGGCTAGGACCTTGGTGGAGCCGGACAAGACGGAGTGGCGCTATATCAGTGTGCGCCGTCTCATCAGCTACATCGAGAAATCCATCGAGCTAGGTACCCAGTGGGTGGTCTTCGAGCCCAACGACCAAGATTTGTGGATGCGTGTTAAGCGCACCATCAGCAACTTCTTGGAGCGGCTCTGGCGCGAGGGGGCACTCTATGGGGCGGCCCCTGAGCAAGCCTTTTATGTGAAGTGTGACGAGGAGCTCAATCCCCCGGAGACGATGATCCTGGGTCGCCTCTACGTCGAGATTGGCATCGCGCCCGTCCGTCCGGCAGAGTTCGTCATCTTCCGTATTTCCCAATGGTCCGGCCAACAAGGCGAGTAA
- a CDS encoding phage tail protein, with protein MVDEILVGCRFYWEADSLTEKMVLELSGLSSENPAAGGDKVLGSSKNAINLRQAAPTRVKFSPVTIKIVATTNKDLYQWYANCNKNEGGQSDWTSNRKASSISVYDQAGTMKARWELLNSYPTKYEGPKLEAGANDVANETITLVHEGIKRVL; from the coding sequence ATGGTTGATGAAATTTTAGTTGGATGTCGATTTTACTGGGAGGCAGACAGCCTCACCGAGAAGATGGTCCTCGAACTGAGCGGTCTAAGTTCTGAGAACCCCGCCGCCGGAGGCGATAAGGTCTTGGGTTCCTCCAAGAATGCCATCAACTTGCGTCAAGCAGCTCCGACACGGGTTAAGTTCAGTCCCGTCACGATCAAGATCGTGGCTACCACCAACAAAGACCTCTACCAGTGGTACGCCAACTGCAACAAAAACGAAGGCGGTCAATCGGACTGGACCTCTAACCGCAAGGCGTCCTCGATCTCGGTCTATGACCAAGCAGGAACGATGAAAGCGCGTTGGGAGTTGCTCAACTCGTACCCCACGAAGTATGAAGGCCCGAAGCTTGAAGCTGGGGCGAACGATGTGGCGAACGAGACGATCACCCTGGTCCATGAAGGGATCAAGCGCGTATTGTAG
- a CDS encoding phage tail protein yields the protein MAQFEILTACRFYVELTLDGSTEGVDGIFLDCKGFKRNQQIIEAVEVTPQKWGVATRGQVVRTKLPGNVKSTNLTLRRGLTCSMTLWKWFDEVEKGHWGAQRRSGSLILYDQASKSQAHYNFRDAWPTGYTLTDLSASSTELEIEELELAVEDFVRVQ from the coding sequence ATGGCTCAGTTTGAGATTCTGACCGCCTGTCGGTTCTACGTCGAATTGACCCTCGATGGCAGTACCGAAGGCGTGGACGGAATTTTTCTGGACTGTAAGGGTTTCAAACGAAACCAACAGATCATTGAAGCCGTAGAAGTCACGCCCCAAAAATGGGGCGTAGCAACGCGGGGTCAGGTTGTGCGCACCAAACTGCCCGGTAATGTCAAGAGCACAAATCTGACGCTGCGCCGGGGCTTGACCTGTTCCATGACCCTCTGGAAATGGTTTGATGAAGTAGAGAAGGGTCACTGGGGTGCTCAGCGTCGCAGTGGCTCTCTCATCCTTTATGATCAGGCAAGCAAATCCCAAGCACACTACAACTTCCGAGATGCTTGGCCCACTGGCTACACTTTGACGGATTTGAGCGCCTCCAGCACTGAGTTAGAAATTGAAGAGTTGGAACTAGCCGTCGAAGATTTTGTGCGGGTACAGTAG
- a CDS encoding phage tail assembly protein has product MPKSVNTEFTFTLPKGLVDSQGRIHTQGVMRLATARDEIEAQKHREVRENPPYGVLVLLASVITRLGSFSAVKPQTLENLFSLDLAYLREFYNRINQQGDATVPTQCPQCQAQFAVELSLAGES; this is encoded by the coding sequence ATGCCTAAGTCTGTAAATACCGAGTTCACGTTCACCCTGCCGAAGGGATTGGTGGATAGCCAGGGTCGAATCCATACCCAGGGGGTGATGCGCCTTGCCACAGCCCGAGATGAAATTGAAGCACAAAAACATCGTGAGGTACGCGAAAATCCTCCCTATGGTGTTCTGGTGCTGTTAGCGAGTGTGATCACGCGCTTAGGGAGCTTTTCGGCGGTCAAGCCCCAGACGTTGGAGAACCTGTTTAGCCTCGATCTCGCCTATCTACGGGAGTTCTACAATCGCATCAACCAACAGGGAGATGCTACCGTGCCCACCCAATGTCCCCAGTGTCAGGCTCAATTCGCCGTGGAGCTGTCCCTCGCGGGGGAGTCGTGA
- a CDS encoding DUF6760 family protein — MSYPSNRLKEEVAYLAFHFHWPLSDILDLEHRDRQHWVEQINRINAKVRQS; from the coding sequence GTGAGCTACCCCTCCAACCGGCTCAAGGAGGAGGTAGCCTATCTCGCTTTTCACTTTCACTGGCCCTTGAGCGACATTCTAGACCTGGAGCACCGCGACCGTCAGCATTGGGTCGAGCAGATCAACCGGATCAATGCCAAGGTCCGTCAAAGTTGA
- a CDS encoding serine/threonine protein kinase gives MECCSLNPPERRFCCTCGSLLRSKGVLRNPERGWEYQVIDILGEGGMSNTYLVYNPQIQRLSILKEIHSDLERKAKIRELFLREARVLQSLKHVGVPCFHDFFCADDHYSLVMEVIHGPTLEKVEPPSPSQAVGWMMETCAVLSYLHERTPPVIHRDIKPANLILRYSPRRIVLIDYGAVKEVGSQQGTRIATFGYGAPEQQIGRPSIQSDFYGVGTTLIYLLTRRFPGDFYLPRERRFAGLEQAGVDPGLAQVIYRLTHYIPQERGRDAQEVAALLEPHCV, from the coding sequence ATGGAATGCTGTAGTCTGAATCCCCCCGAACGGCGTTTCTGCTGCACCTGCGGTAGCCTGCTACGTAGTAAGGGCGTACTGCGTAACCCTGAGCGCGGCTGGGAATATCAGGTGATTGATATTTTAGGTGAGGGGGGGATGAGCAATACCTATCTGGTCTACAATCCTCAAATTCAGCGCCTGTCGATCCTCAAAGAAATCCATAGCGACCTAGAACGCAAAGCCAAAATCCGGGAACTGTTCCTGCGCGAAGCCCGTGTCCTGCAATCGCTGAAGCATGTTGGGGTTCCCTGCTTCCACGATTTCTTCTGCGCCGACGATCACTACTCATTGGTAATGGAGGTCATCCACGGCCCGACTTTGGAGAAAGTCGAGCCCCCAAGCCCAAGTCAGGCCGTGGGCTGGATGATGGAGACCTGTGCTGTCCTCAGCTATCTGCATGAGCGGACCCCACCGGTCATCCACCGCGATATCAAACCCGCCAATCTGATTCTACGTTATAGCCCCCGCCGCATTGTCCTCATCGATTACGGTGCGGTCAAGGAGGTCGGAAGCCAGCAGGGGACACGTATTGCCACTTTTGGTTATGGAGCCCCAGAGCAACAAATAGGCCGCCCCAGTATCCAGTCAGATTTTTATGGAGTCGGCACCACGCTCATCTATCTGCTCACCCGGCGCTTCCCTGGAGACTTCTACTTACCTCGGGAGCGCCGTTTTGCAGGCTTGGAACAGGCGGGCGTGGACCCAGGACTGGCTCAGGTAATCTATCGGCTCACCCACTATATCCCCCAAGAACGTGGCCGGGATGCCCAGGAGGTAGCAGCACTACTAGAGCCACACTGCGTCTGA